Part of the Atribacteraceae bacterium genome, AGGAAACGGTTGAATTCATCCCCAATTTCGATGAATCGCTGAACGAACCGCAGGTGCTCCCGGCCGCCTTTCCCCAACTTCTCTCCAACGGCTCTTCGGGAATCGCGGTGGGTATGGCCACCAACATCCCCCCTCATAACCTGGCCGAACTGGTAGACGCCACAATTTTTTTGATCAATCATCCCCAAACGTCCTGGCGTGAACTTATCAATATCATGCCGGGGCCGGATTTTCCAACCTATGGGAAAATCGTGGGAGGTAAAGGGATTCTCGACTATTTCGAGAAAGGGCGGGGCAAACTCGTATTAAGAGGCGAAGCCCAGGTGGAGGACATTGGGAAAAGCCGGCAAGGAATCGTCATCAGGGAACTTCCCTACCAGGTAAACAAGGCGACCCTGGTCCAGTCGATCGCCCACTTGATCCAGAATAAAAAAATCACCGACGTCGCAGAGGTGCGGGACGAGTCCGACCGGGACGGGATGCGGATTGTTCTGGAACTCAAAAAGGGAGCGAATCCCCAGTTCATCATCAACTACCTTTATAAGCACACCACCCTCCAGGTCAGTTTTGGCGTAATCCTCCTGGCCTTGGTCGACAACCGACCGGAGGTGATGGGAGTCGCGGAAGCGCTGCGTCACTTTATCGGTTTTCGGAAAGAAGTGGTAACCCGCCGCAGCCGTTTTGAGTTGAGAGAGAACGAAGAACGAGCCCATATTTTGGAGGGTTTTTTGCGGGCGCTGGACCAGGTCGGCCAAATTATTGCGACGATCCGCTCCTCGCAAACCGTTCAGGAGGCCCGCAGCCGCCTGATGAGCGAGTTCGACTTTTCGGAAAAACAGGCTCAGGCGATCCTGGACATGCGTCTGCAGCGGCTCGTCGCCCTTGAGCGGAAGAAGATCCTTGAGGAGCACGAGGTCCTTCTCAGAAAAATAGAAGAACTCCGGGATATTTTGTCCCGGGAAGAAAGCTTGCTGCGCGTGGTCAAGAAAGAACTGGTCGAAGTCAAGCGGAAACACGGAGACGGCCGGAGAACCAGGATTATCCCGGAAGAGGGGTCGGTTGAAGACCTGGACCTGATTCCCGAAGAGGACATCGTTCTCACTCTAACCAGGGGCGGATATATCAAGAGGGTTTCGCTCACTCAGTACCGGAGGCAAGGAAGAGGAGGCCGCGGCGTGAGCGGAATAACTACGAAAGAGGAAGACGTGGTCAGGCAGATTGCGGTGGCGACCACCCTGCACCGCCTGCTCCTGTTTACCAGCAAGGGCCGGGTTTTTCAGATCCCCGCCTATCAGCTTCCAGAGCGGGAACGCCAGTCCAGGGGTAACCATCTGGCCAACCTTCTGGCTCTGGAAGAAGGAGAGCAAGTATTCCGGTTCATCCCCCTCAAAGACTTCGGCCAGGGGCGGCATTTGTTTTTTGTCACTACCCGAGGTGTCGTGAAAAAATCGGACCTGCTTGAATTCGTCTCCATCACCCGACGTGGCATTCGAGCCATCAACCTCGATGCAGATGACCGGCTCAGCGCAGTCTTCGTCACCGACGGTAGCAATGAAGTGTTTCTGGCCACCGTCCGCGGCCTGGCGCTCTCTTTTCCGGAAACGGAAGTGCGATCTATGGGCCGGGACACCCGTGGGGTTCGGGGAATAAGCCTTAAGGAGGGCGACCGGGTGGTTTCGGCCTGTATATTGGATCGTACCCGCCCTCTCCTGGTGGTGTCCGCCCGGGGAATGGGGAAAAAGCTATCGCTGGCCGATTTCGCTTCACACCACCGCGGCTCGCGGGGGGTCATCATCATGAAAGGCGCGGGAGACACCGGCGAAGTGGTGT contains:
- the gyrA gene encoding DNA gyrase subunit A; this translates as MSDEKGKVVPVDVTEEMRQSYLSYAMSVIVGRALPDARDGLKPVQRRILFAMNEMGLRSQEPHKKSARVVGDVLGKYHPHGDMAVYDALVRMAQEFTYRYPLVDGHGNFGSVDGDPPAAMRYTEVRMAQISNELLTDIDKETVEFIPNFDESLNEPQVLPAAFPQLLSNGSSGIAVGMATNIPPHNLAELVDATIFLINHPQTSWRELINIMPGPDFPTYGKIVGGKGILDYFEKGRGKLVLRGEAQVEDIGKSRQGIVIRELPYQVNKATLVQSIAHLIQNKKITDVAEVRDESDRDGMRIVLELKKGANPQFIINYLYKHTTLQVSFGVILLALVDNRPEVMGVAEALRHFIGFRKEVVTRRSRFELRENEERAHILEGFLRALDQVGQIIATIRSSQTVQEARSRLMSEFDFSEKQAQAILDMRLQRLVALERKKILEEHEVLLRKIEELRDILSREESLLRVVKKELVEVKRKHGDGRRTRIIPEEGSVEDLDLIPEEDIVLTLTRGGYIKRVSLTQYRRQGRGGRGVSGITTKEEDVVRQIAVATTLHRLLLFTSKGRVFQIPAYQLPERERQSRGNHLANLLALEEGEQVFRFIPLKDFGQGRHLFFVTTRGVVKKSDLLEFVSITRRGIRAINLDADDRLSAVFVTDGSNEVFLATVRGLALSFPETEVRSMGRDTRGVRGISLKEGDRVVSACILDRTRPLLVVSARGMGKKLSLADFASHHRGSRGVIIMKGAGDTGEVVSVSTLDENNEVLISTRAGLLIRIDTRDVPLLGRPTRGVKLIRLGSGDLISSVAMVDISPVAMVDS